From the Drosophila sechellia strain sech25 chromosome X, ASM438219v1, whole genome shotgun sequence genome, the window tggttaattattattaagtcCGTTACTCGATTTTCCCACCAATGCGCATCACTACTGAGCGCAGAGCTTTTCGTTGATAAAATCCACTACGCAAAGCTCGCTCTCCCCACAATTCACCACTTCACCACTGCGTACAACTTGTTGCCCCGCCAGCTGATTCGGATTCGATCCAAGTCGTAGGCTCAGTGGAATAGCTGCATACCTCCCTCCAGTTGCCCACCGACCGTGCTTGTGGTGAGTTCAGGGTTGTGGAGTGACTGCTACGCGGCTTTCCGTGGAGATTCTTCGGTGATCTTTGGACCGGCGCCCATTTGTTTGATGTGAAGCCTCTAACCGCTGCAAGCACCTCCTCTTTGCAGTTCCCTCCAGACAGCCAACGAACCTGAGGATGTCCGCTCCCATTCGCTACTACTATGACCTGATGTCGCAGCCCTCGAGGGCATTGTTCATTATCTTCCGGCTGAGCAACATGCCCTTCGAAGACTGCGTGGTGGCCCTGCGCAATGGTAAGGGTATTCGGGGTGCGGGTCAAAGTGTATCCATGTGGTGGGCAGAAGTGCCAATACCTCACGTATCTCAAACGAAGTACAGAACTTAACATCTTTTTCACTGATAAATACACAATCATTTTGCTCTTTACCGCGTGAAAGGATTTAtccttatttatcatttataCAACTGTTAGTTCAATGTGGCAACATCTTTTTGCTTGTTGTTTGGATCCACCCGCCACTGCCACCGTCATTTGTGGTTGCAATCTAATCTTAACCACGGTCTTTGCCCCCCAGGCGAGCACTTGACCGAAGACTTCAAGAAGGAGATTAACCGCTTCCAGCGCGTGCCCTGCATCCACGACAATGGATACAAGCTGGCGGAGAGCGTGGCCATCCTGCGCTATATGAGCGCCAAGGGCAAGATACCGGAGCACCTGTACCCCAAGTACTTCGTTGACCAGAGCCGCGTCGACGAGTTCCTCGAATGGCAGCACACGTCCCTGCGGGTCACCTGCGCCATGTACTTCCGCACCGTGTGGCTGGAGCCGCTTCTGACCGGACGCACTCCCTCCGAAGCCAAAATCGAGACGTTCCGCATGCACATGGAGCGCAACCTGGACGTGGTCGAGGAGGTCTGGCTGGAGGGCAAGGACTTCCTTACCGGATCCTCCCTCACCGTGGCGGACATCTTTGCAGCCTGTGAAATTGAACAGACACGTGAGCATACATTCAGTTCGACATGATTCAGGTATTATTCACTCATGCAATCCAGGAATGGCCGACTACGATGTCAGGATCAAGTACCCCAAGATCAGGGCGTGGCTGAAGAGAGTGCGCCAGAGCTGCAATCCGTACTACGATGTGGCCCACGAGTTCGTCTACCAGATCTCCGGAACGGGTCCACAGGCCAAGCTATAAACTCCAACGTTCACAAAGCCATTCTGTACATAGATCATTATCATTGCTAGGGACTTAGATGTAGTTGATAAAGAAAACGATAATAAAAAGTGCTTGTTGCAGGTTTATACTTGTACAATTTATTCGTAATATTggttgtttcttttttattgtGTTGTCAGCATTATAGAAAATCCACATTTACTTGTTGTTGAAAAAAAtcataatacaaataaaatatatatagatgtatACATGTATAAtagaaaatacaatttttaaaaaataactaCCTAAAGTctaacaaaaaattataatatttatatagcaACGTTACGCGCTTGGGTACTTTCTATATACTTCTTTACGCCCGCCATCtcgattttcttttattttctgcCATCGggtaacaaaacaaaatgcgtacaaaatatataatctTTATATATCCTTTTTGGGGGTGGTGTAAATCATAATTGCGaatgaaatcaaaaaaattaacTCGTATATACAGCAAAAAAATGGGAGGAATACTATACAACTACTATCTAATCGCTTAATCAAATGCATTTGCATGTACTTTTATGCGTTCTTGTATTTTCCAAACTTAAATCATATACAAActacacaaaaatatataatattatatatgtaaatgtaaatttatGCCGTTTCTCGTGCGTCACATGGTAAACATATAGTCGCTCTATCAATCAAACCTAATTTCGAACACGTCGCCTGTCGGGATAATCGGGAAAACTGATTCCCTACTTCATAGCTTTGTTGCTGCACCTATATCATGCATTTCCGCCAGCACCatccaaataaataataaaaaaaaattgcttcatataaaaacaattttgtgGGTGGAAAAAAGGTTAACAGAATTTTTAAAGCCAATAATTTAAGGCACCAAAATGGGGATCATCAGCCCTACAATTTTTGTACAACAGGTACGGAggtacacagaaaaaaaaaaaaacaaatgcacaTCTAAATTAAGAACAGAACTGATCCCTATGCAGGACCTAGCACAACTTGGTTGTCAAAAGGACTCATCCTGGTGCACGGACACGGACAGGCGACTCTCCATCAATTGTTCCTTTACGTAGGTGGTTGCTTATGCGATTTCTCTGTAATGTGTTGTATAAGTTTTACAAAATAGTTCTTTCTCTTTCTATCTCCCTCTCCTTGTCACTCGCTATGTGTATATATCTTGCTCTGTCTCTCGCAATATACCTGCCATCTTTGCTTGGTTCCCATTtaatttgtgtgttttgtgtaCTTCGTGTGTGCGAATAAATTACTTCCTGCCCTCGGTACAGATTGTTTTTCGTGCGTTGCATCAATACGATTTGTTTTCCCTCGAAGTTGTGCCATTAGTTGTTCTCATTGCAGTGCATTAAGCAATTCGATCTCGGATCCTTGCCAACTAGTTAGTTTAAGTTTTCCTGGGTCGGGTTTCAATGggtttcaatttttaatatattgtattCGACACAACTTCCTCGGGTCTGCGCatgaatatataaatatattgtgATAGATTATGTAAGATTATGTATTTCAACTGCTCTGCTGATTTGTTTCGCAATCAACACTTCTCTACACTCCCTTTGGTTAACTTTTAAGACCCAATTCGGACACAACACTGCAACTGCACATTGATATAggtatatatagtaaaatagaTTACGATGACTACTTTTTACAGAACCTAAGCAGCAGAAGATATTCGCACTCCTTTCAAGTAGCTTTGCCACGCCCCACttgaatttaaaattagttttcacCGTTTAAGCTTCAAAACATTGTTTTAAACGCAAGGGTCTGTGAAGCAAGAATACTTAGAGGTGTTCGCATAGCCTTTGCTACATCGTTTTGCCTTTCTAGCAACTGTGTTCAGGGTTAACATTCAATTTaactttgttttttaaaaaggTGTGTTTAGCTTTTGTGTGTCTAACCGACTATTGTTAAATATCTTCTCGTTATgcctttgtttatatatattaaaccTTTCGTTAATACTCTTGTAAACTGTGGGATTCAAAGTGTCAATTAATCAGG encodes:
- the LOC6615137 gene encoding glutathione S-transferase theta-1 isoform X1, with the protein product MSVSFLASLLGLSNDEDQLQVAFDEVLNRRVPSRQPTNLRMSAPIRYYYDLMSQPSRALFIIFRLSNMPFEDCVVALRNGEHLTEDFKKEINRFQRVPCIHDNGYKLAESVAILRYMSAKGKIPEHLYPKYFVDQSRVDEFLEWQHTSLRVTCAMYFRTVWLEPLLTGRTPSEAKIETFRMHMERNLDVVEEVWLEGKDFLTGSSLTVADIFAACEIEQTRMADYDVRIKYPKIRAWLKRVRQSCNPYYDVAHEFVYQISGTGPQAKL
- the LOC6615137 gene encoding glutathione S-transferase theta-1 isoform X2; translated protein: MSAPIRYYYDLMSQPSRALFIIFRLSNMPFEDCVVALRNGEHLTEDFKKEINRFQRVPCIHDNGYKLAESVAILRYMSAKGKIPEHLYPKYFVDQSRVDEFLEWQHTSLRVTCAMYFRTVWLEPLLTGRTPSEAKIETFRMHMERNLDVVEEVWLEGKDFLTGSSLTVADIFAACEIEQTRMADYDVRIKYPKIRAWLKRVRQSCNPYYDVAHEFVYQISGTGPQAKL